A window from Betta splendens chromosome 1, fBetSpl5.4, whole genome shotgun sequence encodes these proteins:
- the LOC114863101 gene encoding CD209 antigen-like protein C isoform X2, with protein MTKTEIPEYVNEKPRPEQKHHSNTVHFSKSSAYLGCNITHCDDGNQTVMNECSGLNRNRECFENMITELTNMIHMTENERERLKIHLRDLAACAPALRCPAGWRKIESRCYFLSVESNTWEESRRYCQRQGADLVVINSEREQTYLYRLNGEDVLLFWIGLRKGGRLFEWVDGSALTKEYWQDGEPNLADNEDCVESYHLRPVLSNWNDAPCSKRQRWLCEKDPF; from the exons ATGACTAAAACAGAAATACCAGAGTATGTTAATGAGAAACCAAGACCCGAGCAGaagcatcacagcaacacag TGCACTTCAGCAAGTCATCAGCTTATTTAGGCTGCAACATAACTCACTGTGATGATGGAAATCAGACAGTGATGAACGAATGCAGCGGATTGAACAGAAACCGAGAATGTTTTGAAAACATGATCACTGAACTCACCAACATGATTCATATGACGGAAAATGAGAGGGAGAGGCTGAAAATACATTTGAGGG ACCTGGCTGCTTGTGCGCCCGCTCTGCGGTGTCCTGCAGGGTGGAGGAAGATCGAGTCCAGATGTTACTTCCTCTCTGTGGAGAGTAACACATGGGAGGAGAGCAGAAGATACTGCCAGCGTCAAGGAGCTGACCTGGTGGTGATCAACAGCGAGCGGGAACAG ACATATCTTTACCGTCTGAATGGGGAAGATGTTCTCCTGTTCTGGATTGGTCTGAGGAAAGGGGGTAGGCTGTTCGAATGGGTAGACGGATCTGCACTGACAAAGGA GTACTGGCAGGATGGTGAGCCGAATCTTGCTGACAACGAGGACTGTGTGGAGTCGTACCACTTAAGGCCAGTGCTGAGCAACTGGAATGATGCCCCCTGTTCAAAAAGGCAGAGATGGTTATGTGAAAAAGATCCGTTTTAA
- the LOC114863090 gene encoding C-type lectin domain family 4 member E-like, with the protein MDEQDIYANVEGPSGLHIKWERVQSSENIYQNEDTCCSVETDRTGPALSDLEESNTVKKRSCIATALILGLLCLLLLTGLVILVFLYTKDKSNWELKMLRLQTSYNNLTEKQHQLQTSYNNLDEENHQLKTSYDNLTEEKAQLKKQLEDATTDLRKKLQALRWTYFADKYYYISSTMQTWQDSRNDCLQKGADLVIINSPEEQEFISSRKISTWIGLTDAETEGTWKWVDGTLLGSLRYWAESEPNNGYGNENCAKISSSNLEKNWYDESCDFKMYWICEVQLI; encoded by the exons ATGGATGAACAGGATATTTATGCCAATGTCGAGGGACCATCAGGACTTCACATCAAGTGGGAGAGAGTGCAGAGTTCAGAAAATATTTATCAAAATGAAGACACATGTTGCTCTGTTGAgactgacagaactggacctgcgCTGTCAG ACCTTGAGGAAAGTAATACAGTTAAGAAGCGTTCTTGCATCGCTACAGCACTGATCCTGGGTCTGCTGTGTCTTCTCCTTCTTACTGGACTCGTGATTCTGGTTTTCCTGT acaccaaaGACAAGTCAAACTGGGAACTTAAGATGTTGCGGTTACAgaccagttacaacaacctgactgaaaaacaacatcagttacagaccagttacaacaacctgGATGAAGAAAACCACCAGTTAAAGACCAGTTATGACAACTTGACCGAAGAAAAAGCCCAACTTAAAAAACAACTTGAAGACGCCACTACAGACCTTCGAAAAAAGCTTCAAG CTCTACGTTGGACGTATTTCGCGGATAAATACTATTATATTTCATCAACGATGCAAACATGGCAAGACAGCAGAAATGACTGCCTGCAGAAAGGTGCAGACCTGGTGATTATCAACAGCCCTGAAGAGCAG GAATTCATTAGTAGTAGGAAGATTTCAACCTGGATTGGActgacagatgcagagacagaggggacATGGAAGTGGGTGGATGGGACTCTGCTGGGGAGCCTAAG GTACTGGGCAGAATCTGAACCAAATAACGGATATGGAAATGAGAACTGTGCAAAAATCAGTAGTTCCAATTTGGAAAAAAACTGGTATGACGAGTCATGTGACTTTAAAATGTATTGGATCTGTGAAGTACAACTCATCTGA
- the LOC114863110 gene encoding C-type lectin domain family 4 member M-like isoform X2: protein MDAAPDASAANSAMSRSTREEGKAAAAVAPEENWHRWVALSFCGLCFLQVALNIFLHLAFRAEGNCQNLTAETKGMKKISDGNQTDDREELIRNLTLQQSSLAVERDVLRKKLDDFIYYSQHGWVYFNGSFYYISSIMKTWQQSREDCQQKKVDLIIINSKKEQDFFQKFRSPMWIGLSDRQTEGVWKWVDRTPLTKSVSFWGPDEPNSYEGRNEDCAVTGYHSGEKSWNDDRCTTENFWICEKTMSL from the exons ATGGACGCTGCCCCCGATGCTTCAGCTGCGAATTCGGCCATGAGCCGTTCCACACGTGAAGagggaaaagctgctgctgctgtagctcctG AGGAAAACTGGCATCGATGGGTTGCTCTGAGCTTTTGCGGCTTGTGTTTTCTTCAGGTTGCTCTCAACATTTTCCTACATTTGGCTTTCC GAGCTGAAGGCAACTGTCAAAATCTGACTGCTGAAACAAAGGGGATGAAGAAAATCAGTGATG GGAACCAAACTGACGACAGGGAGGAGTTGATCCGGAATCTGA CTTTACAGCAGAGTTCCCTGGCTGTGGAGAGAGATGTgttgaggaagaagctggatgacTTCA TTTATTATTCCCAACACGGATGGGTCTATTTCAATGGTAGTTTCTACTATATCTCTTCAATCATGAAAACCTGGCAACAAAGTAGAGAAGACTGTCAGCAGAAGAAAGTGGACTTGATCATTATCAACAGCAAGAaagaacag GATTTCTTTCAAAAGTTCCGAAGTCCCATGTGGATTGGACTAtcggacagacaaacagagggagTGTGGAAATGGGTGGATAGGACTCCGCTGACCAAAAG TGTCAGCTTCTGGGGCCCTGATGAGCCCAACAGTTATGAAGGCAGAAATGAAGACTGTGCAGTCACTGGGTACCATAGTGGAGAAAAAAGCTGGAATGACGACCGGTGCACAACAGAAAACTTCTGGATTTGTGAAAAGACAATGTCTTTATAA
- the LOC114863101 gene encoding CD209 antigen-like protein C isoform X1 encodes MTKTEIPEYVNEKPRPEQKHHSNTERRTTKLVVYSFAALCFIQAALNVSLRLTLHFSKSSAYLGCNITHCDDGNQTVMNECSGLNRNRECFENMITELTNMIHMTENERERLKIHLRDLAACAPALRCPAGWRKIESRCYFLSVESNTWEESRRYCQRQGADLVVINSEREQTYLYRLNGEDVLLFWIGLRKGGRLFEWVDGSALTKEYWQDGEPNLADNEDCVESYHLRPVLSNWNDAPCSKRQRWLCEKDPF; translated from the exons ATGACTAAAACAGAAATACCAGAGTATGTTAATGAGAAACCAAGACCCGAGCAGaagcatcacagcaacacag AAAGAAGAACCACCAAGCTGGTGGTCTACAGCTTTGCTGCCCTGTGTTTCATACAAGCTGCTCTCAATGTTTCTTTACGACTCACTT TGCACTTCAGCAAGTCATCAGCTTATTTAGGCTGCAACATAACTCACTGTGATGATGGAAATCAGACAGTGATGAACGAATGCAGCGGATTGAACAGAAACCGAGAATGTTTTGAAAACATGATCACTGAACTCACCAACATGATTCATATGACGGAAAATGAGAGGGAGAGGCTGAAAATACATTTGAGGG ACCTGGCTGCTTGTGCGCCCGCTCTGCGGTGTCCTGCAGGGTGGAGGAAGATCGAGTCCAGATGTTACTTCCTCTCTGTGGAGAGTAACACATGGGAGGAGAGCAGAAGATACTGCCAGCGTCAAGGAGCTGACCTGGTGGTGATCAACAGCGAGCGGGAACAG ACATATCTTTACCGTCTGAATGGGGAAGATGTTCTCCTGTTCTGGATTGGTCTGAGGAAAGGGGGTAGGCTGTTCGAATGGGTAGACGGATCTGCACTGACAAAGGA GTACTGGCAGGATGGTGAGCCGAATCTTGCTGACAACGAGGACTGTGTGGAGTCGTACCACTTAAGGCCAGTGCTGAGCAACTGGAATGATGCCCCCTGTTCAAAAAGGCAGAGATGGTTATGTGAAAAAGATCCGTTTTAA
- the LOC114863110 gene encoding C-type lectin domain family 4 member M-like isoform X3 — MDAAPDASAANSAMSRSTREEGKAAAAVAPAEENWHRWVALSFCGLCFLQVALNIFLHLAFRAEGNCQNLTAETKGMKKISDGNQTDDREELIRNLTLQQSSLAVERDVLRKKLDDFIYYSQHGWVYFNGSFYYISSIMKTWQQSREDCQQKKVDLIIINSKKEQFRSPMWIGLSDRQTEGVWKWVDRTPLTKSVSFWGPDEPNSYEGRNEDCAVTGYHSGEKSWNDDRCTTENFWICEKTMSL, encoded by the exons ATGGACGCTGCCCCCGATGCTTCAGCTGCGAATTCGGCCATGAGCCGTTCCACACGTGAAGagggaaaagctgctgctgctgtagctcctG CAGAGGAAAACTGGCATCGATGGGTTGCTCTGAGCTTTTGCGGCTTGTGTTTTCTTCAGGTTGCTCTCAACATTTTCCTACATTTGGCTTTCC GAGCTGAAGGCAACTGTCAAAATCTGACTGCTGAAACAAAGGGGATGAAGAAAATCAGTGATG GGAACCAAACTGACGACAGGGAGGAGTTGATCCGGAATCTGA CTTTACAGCAGAGTTCCCTGGCTGTGGAGAGAGATGTgttgaggaagaagctggatgacTTCA TTTATTATTCCCAACACGGATGGGTCTATTTCAATGGTAGTTTCTACTATATCTCTTCAATCATGAAAACCTGGCAACAAAGTAGAGAAGACTGTCAGCAGAAGAAAGTGGACTTGATCATTATCAACAGCAAGAaagaacag TTCCGAAGTCCCATGTGGATTGGACTAtcggacagacaaacagagggagTGTGGAAATGGGTGGATAGGACTCCGCTGACCAAAAG TGTCAGCTTCTGGGGCCCTGATGAGCCCAACAGTTATGAAGGCAGAAATGAAGACTGTGCAGTCACTGGGTACCATAGTGGAGAAAAAAGCTGGAATGACGACCGGTGCACAACAGAAAACTTCTGGATTTGTGAAAAGACAATGTCTTTATAA
- the LOC114863110 gene encoding C-type lectin domain family 4 member M-like isoform X1 codes for MDAAPDASAANSAMSRSTREEGKAAAAVAPAEENWHRWVALSFCGLCFLQVALNIFLHLAFRAEGNCQNLTAETKGMKKISDGNQTDDREELIRNLTLQQSSLAVERDVLRKKLDDFIYYSQHGWVYFNGSFYYISSIMKTWQQSREDCQQKKVDLIIINSKKEQDFFQKFRSPMWIGLSDRQTEGVWKWVDRTPLTKSVSFWGPDEPNSYEGRNEDCAVTGYHSGEKSWNDDRCTTENFWICEKTMSL; via the exons ATGGACGCTGCCCCCGATGCTTCAGCTGCGAATTCGGCCATGAGCCGTTCCACACGTGAAGagggaaaagctgctgctgctgtagctcctG CAGAGGAAAACTGGCATCGATGGGTTGCTCTGAGCTTTTGCGGCTTGTGTTTTCTTCAGGTTGCTCTCAACATTTTCCTACATTTGGCTTTCC GAGCTGAAGGCAACTGTCAAAATCTGACTGCTGAAACAAAGGGGATGAAGAAAATCAGTGATG GGAACCAAACTGACGACAGGGAGGAGTTGATCCGGAATCTGA CTTTACAGCAGAGTTCCCTGGCTGTGGAGAGAGATGTgttgaggaagaagctggatgacTTCA TTTATTATTCCCAACACGGATGGGTCTATTTCAATGGTAGTTTCTACTATATCTCTTCAATCATGAAAACCTGGCAACAAAGTAGAGAAGACTGTCAGCAGAAGAAAGTGGACTTGATCATTATCAACAGCAAGAaagaacag GATTTCTTTCAAAAGTTCCGAAGTCCCATGTGGATTGGACTAtcggacagacaaacagagggagTGTGGAAATGGGTGGATAGGACTCCGCTGACCAAAAG TGTCAGCTTCTGGGGCCCTGATGAGCCCAACAGTTATGAAGGCAGAAATGAAGACTGTGCAGTCACTGGGTACCATAGTGGAGAAAAAAGCTGGAATGACGACCGGTGCACAACAGAAAACTTCTGGATTTGTGAAAAGACAATGTCTTTATAA
- the LOC114863048 gene encoding C-type lectin domain family 4 member M-like, which yields MDQTELTAKLNTMDEQDVYASAEEPSGPHIKWKRVKNSENIYQTEDACCSVETDRTGPAALEESSTVTNCSYRTPTVILGVLCLLLLVRLITVSVLYNERSSKWEMKRIQFQTSYNNLNKEKDQLQTSYNNLREEKDQLQTSYNNLTKEKDQLQTNYNNLIKEIGQLQTSYNNLIKEIGQLQTSYNNLSRDKVLEERQRETLQQKILTQERELGQLKRKLDAFNYYIQREWIYFGRSFYYISSNMKTWKQSREDCQQKNTDLIIISSKEEQDFVQKFGKVMWIGLTDRETEGVWKWVDGTRLTTSFWGPNEPNSFFGINEDCAVTGYHSGEDSWNDDTCEKEKLWICEKRMSL from the exons ATGGATCAAACTGAGCTGACAGCAAAGCTGAACACAATGGATGAACAGGATGTTTATGCCAGTGCAGAGGAACCATCAGGACCTCATATAAAGTGGAAAAGAGTGAAGAATTCAGAAAATATTTATCAAACTGAAGATGCATGTTGCTCTGTGGAGAccgacagaactggacctgcaG CTCTTGAGGAAAGCAGCACAGTAACAAACTGTTCTTATAGAACCCCCACAGTGATTCTGGGTGTgctgtgtctcctcctgctggtcAGACTCATAACGGTGTCAGTCTTAT ACAATGAGAGAAGCTCAAAGTGGGAAATGAAGAGAATCCAGTTTCAgaccagttacaacaacctgaataaagaaaaagaccagttacagaccagttacaacaacttgagagaagagaaagaccagttacagaccagttacaacaacctgaCTAAAGAAAAAGACCAGTTGCAGACCAATTACAACAACCTGATTAAAGAAATAGGCCAGTTACAgaccagttacaacaacctgaTTAAAGAAATAGGCCAGTTACAgaccagttacaacaacctgaGTAGAGACAAAGTCTTAGAAGAGAGACAACGTGAGA CTTTACAGCAGAAAATTCTGACTCAGGAGAGAGAGCTAGGACAGTtgaagaggaagctggatgCCTTCA ATTATTATATCCAACGTGAATGGATCTATTTCGGCCGTAGTTTCTATTATATCTCTTCAAACATGAAAACCTGGAAACAAAGTAGAGAAGACTGTCAGCAGAAGAACACAGATTTGATCATTATCAGCAGCAAGGaagaacag GATTTTGTTCAAAAGTTCGGAAAGGTCATGTGGATCGGACTGACCGACAGAGAAACGGAGGGAGTGTGGAAATGGGTGGATGGGACTCGGCTGACCACAAG CTTCTGGGGCCCCAATGAGCCCAACAGCTTTTTTGGCATTAATGAAGACTGTGCAGTCACTGGGTACCATAGCGGAGAAGATAGCTGGAATGACGACACGTgcgaaaaagaaaaactctgGATTTGTGAAAAGAGAATGTCTTTATAA